From Gopherus flavomarginatus isolate rGopFla2 chromosome 7, rGopFla2.mat.asm, whole genome shotgun sequence, the proteins below share one genomic window:
- the ZNF648 gene encoding zinc finger protein 648, whose amino-acid sequence MASIECSERLDQEYPSSSLAQESYGDRKRTMNTWCENDEGDEEEAEESDNDHFGNGMQRVQDPVSSSSMPKDSMAEDLLCEEDKIFYETFTLINANGVAKKLNMMVSLRTKSDEGDEESNKETLCQKWQSRPVRKPAVLWRSPQGIKNFGRMLPSSTEYVDTVVTLDSNLDDPAKDSLPCNGMESINSYVTRKVDGGVFPGNPSMDFSKPGGSKELPLKSKRGVKWLNPKAANRPAKIAGSIGALKAATVRKITIGTQQVGSSEVEERPYKCMQCGRAFKKSSNLLSHIDTHSGAKPYACELCSKAYSHQGTLQQHKRLHTGERPYKCPFCIKAYTWSSDYRKHIRTHTGEKPYKCLDCEKAFVRSSDLRKHQRNMHSNDKPFPCQECGKTFNKPLSLLRHQRTHLGEKPFHCPDCGKEFAVASRMVEHQRIHTGERPFSCAICGKSFTKSSNLFEHQTLHTGERPFKCSECGMAFAQSSRLIRHQRIHTGERPFACAECGQAFARSSTLKRHQQIHSGEKAYLCSDCGKAFRHASQLTQHMRVHTGERPYQCAQCGKAFTQSTHLIRHQAKHGASNREPFSSSDE is encoded by the coding sequence ATGGCAAGCATAGAATGCTCTGAGAGACTGGACCAGGAATACCCCAGCAGCAGTTTGGCTCAGGAATCCTATGGGGACAGAAAGAGGACTATGAACACATGGTGTGAAAATGATGAAGGCGATGAGGAGGAAGCTGAGGAAAGCGACAATGATCATTTTGGGAACGGCATGCAGAGGGTCCAAGATCCGGTGTCCAGCAGCTCCATGCCGAAGGACAGCATGGCAGAGGACCTTCTGTGTGAGGAAGACAAGATCTTTTATGAGACCTTTACCCTTATCAATGCCAACGGCGTGGCCAAGAAGTTGAACATGATGGTCAGTCTTCGCACCAAGAGTGATGAGGGCGATGAGGAAAGCAACAAGGAGACATTGTGTCAGAAGTGGCAAAGCCGGCCAGTGAGGAAGCCTGCTGTTCTTTGGCGCAGCCCACAGGGCATAAAGAACTTTGGCAGGATGCTGCCAAGCTCAACCGAGTACGTGGACACTGTGGTTACCCTGGACAGCAATTTGGATGACCCAGCCAAGGACAGCCTGCCGTGCAATGGCATGGAAAGCATCAACAGCTACGTGACCAGGAAAGTAGACGGTGGGGTGTTCCCAGGAAATCCAAGTATGGACTTCAGTAAGCCAGGGGGGAGCAAAGAGCTTCCCCTGAAAAGCAAAAGAGGGGTGAAGTGGCTGAACCCGAAAGCTGCCAACAGGCCAGCCAAGATAGCGGGAAGTATCGGGGCCCTGAAAGCAGCCACGGTGAGGAAGATCACGATTGGGACGCAGCAGGTGGGCAGCAGCGAGGTGGAGGAGCGGCCTTACAAATGCATGCAGTGTGGACGGGCCTTTAAGAAATCCAGCAACCTCCTGAGCCACATTGACACGCACAGTGGGGCCAAGCCGTATGCCTGCGAGCTGTGCAGCAAGGCCTACTCGCACCAGGGCACCTTGCAGCAGCACAAGCGGTTGCACACAGGCGAGCGCCCCTACAAGTGCCCGTTCTGCATCAAGGCCTACACCTGGTCCTCAGACTACCGCAAACACATCCGCACGCACACCGGCGAGAAGCCCTACAAGTGCCTGGACTGCGAGAAGGCCTTTGTGCGCTCCTCGGACCTGCGCAAGCATCAGCGCAACATGCACAGCAATGACAAGCCTTTCCCCTGCCAGGAGTGCGGCAAGACCTTCAACAAGCCACTGTCACTACTGCGCCACCAACGCACCCACCTAGGTGAGAAGCCTTTCCACTGTCCTGACTGCGGCAAGGAGTTTGCCGTGGCCAGCCGCATGGTGGAGCACCAGCGCATCCACACGGGCGAGCGTCCCTTCTCCTGTGCCATCTGTGGCAAGTCTTTCACCAAGTCCTCCAACCTCTTTGAGCATCAGACGCTGcacactggtgagcggcccttcaaGTGCTCTGAATGTGGCATGGCCTTCGCCCAGTCCTCACGCCTCATCCGCCACCAGCGCATCCACACCGGCGAGCGGCCCTTCGCCTGTGCTGAGTGCGGGCAGGCCTTTGCCCGCTCCTCCACCCTCAAGAGGCACCAGCAGATCCATAGTGGGGAGAAAGCCTATCTGTGCTCAGACTGCGGCAAGGCCTTCCGCCATGCCTCGCAGCTTACCCAGCACATGCGGGTGCATACAGGGGAACGGCCCTACCAGTGCGCCCAGTGTGGCAAGGCCTTTACTCAGTCCACCCACCTCATCCGCCACCAGGCCAAGCATGGTGCCAGCAATCGGGAGCCGTTCTCCTCTTCTGATGAGTGA